A genomic stretch from Neodiprion fabricii isolate iyNeoFabr1 chromosome 3, iyNeoFabr1.1, whole genome shotgun sequence includes:
- the LOC124177866 gene encoding apolipoprotein D-like — MKSIILCVAVFAALFGVGYSHSYHLGSCPVVEPVYRFDMNRYLGLWYVIQKTSTASKCITYNYTRGDEPGEYVLTQDSDHPILGLTPLKHEYHYTGELTVPEPSTPARMQIRFPLSVAGSASHVVFMTDYDNYAAIFSCQSLAFANRQSATILSRRRDLDRTRIDEIRQRLSSFGVDPYDMSITSQTRCPSGNNTVDISIDPHTFSAENIGHVVRKAGEKIGDGVEWVVNAGSKVYHKLTGTGSEDSSTRPQNVTANIRPNIQESNPEVNDVEWIP; from the exons atGAAGTCAATAATCCTCTGTGTGGCAGTTTTTGCCGCTTTGTTCGGCGTTGGGTATTCACACTCCTATCATCTCGGTTCTTGCCCAGTGGTCGAGCCAGTTTATAGATTCGATATGAATCGG TATTTGGGACTGTGGTACGTGATCCAGAAGACGTCGACCGCTAGTAAATGCATCACTTATAACTACACGCGAGGAGATGAACCCGGCGAGTACGTGCTCACTCAGGACTCGGATCACCCAATTTTAG GACTAACGCCGTTGAAACACGAATACCATTACACGGGGGAGCTGACTGTACCGGAACCCAGCACGCCTGCACGCATGCAAATCCGATTCCCACTGA GTGTGGCTGGCAGTGCTTCGCACGTTGTATTTATGACCGACTACGATAATTATGCGGCGATATTCTCATGCCAGTCGCTTGCTTTCGCCAATCGTCAAAGTGCTACGATCCTGTCGCGTCGTCGTGACCTGGACAGAACTCGCATCGACGAGATTCGCCAGCGTCTCAGCAGCTTCGGAGTCGATCCCTACGATATGAGCATAACATCGCAGACCCGATGTCCCAGTGGAAACAACACTGTCGACATCAGTATTGACCCGCATACATTTTCCGCTGAAAATATTGGCCACGTTGTGAGAAAGGCTGGGGAAAAGATCGGCGACGGTGTCGAATGGGTGGTGAATGCTGGCAGCAAAGTTTACCACAAGTTAACTGGAACAGGCTCCGAAGACTCGTCGACGCGGCCGCAAAACGTGACGGCGAACATTAGACCGAATATACAAGAATCCAATCCGGAAGTTAACGACGTCGAATGGATAccttaa
- the LOC124177871 gene encoding uncharacterized protein LOC124177871, with translation MVSLTRHLGFHAKISRILLGCIAFSLIGCSTIDAAEFTEQHKNVLDKLATIVAEKEGSLQKTVLGSRAAFPAQREETELERAERVNKGFERMIQMVNILGQVDNFISDRTKNVVRKLNAMYDIDDQEKSRGA, from the exons ATGGTATCACTGACGCGTCACCTCGGATTTCACGCGAAAATT TCACGTATCCTGCTTGGTTGCATCGCATTTTCATTG ATTGGTTGTTCGACCATTGATGCGGCGGAATTCACGGAGCAGCACAAAAATGTTTTGGACAAACTCGCGACGATTGTGGCCGAAAAAGAGGGCAGCCTGCAAAAAACGGTGCTCGGTTCCAGGGCAGCTTTTCCGGCTCAAAGAGAGGAGACGGAACTGGAAAGAGCGGAAAGGGTCAACAAGGGATTCGAGAGAATGATTCAAATGGTGAACATCCTTGGCCAAGTCGACAACTTCATTTCCGACAGAACAAAGAACGTCGTACGGAAATTAAATGCGATGTACGACATTGACGATCAGGAAAAATCCAGAGGTGCATGA
- the LOC124177867 gene encoding acidic phospholipase A2 PA4, giving the protein MITRLVSLYLVLALLQHGAQSSVLVADNTMSRMVEVNAGAPFCALYNDRGVIQRMVLGADPRKVRQMSSNLVADLEQTCKESRNRGKNQAPGGLIYPGTKWCGPGNIANSYDDLGQHAAEDACCREHDNCPLTIGPQQCKDGICNNSPITRSHCDCDAKFRRCLQSLNTEVANTLGALFFNVVQVTCFKERRPCSQWQRNGYPEAESNRLCSQYKFRPSDKYVPLMPVNINK; this is encoded by the exons ATGATTACCCGACTCGTCTCCCTCTATCTTGTGCTCGCTCTCCTCCAACATGGGGCACAAAGCAGCGTTCTTGTGGCAGACAACACGATGTCTCGAATGGTGGAAGTTAATGCGGGAGCGCCATTCTGCGCTCTCTACAACGACCGAGGCGTCATCCAGAGGATGGTGCTCGGAGCGGATCCTCGAAAAGTGCGACAGATGTCTAGCAATCTTGTCGCCGATCTGGAACAAACTTGCAAAGAGTCACGGAATCGAGGAAAG AATCAAGCCCCCGGCGGTCTAATTTACCCGGGAACGAAGTGGTGCGGTCCGGGAAACATCGCGAACTCCTACGACGATCTCGGTCAGCATGCAGCGGAGGATGCTTGCTGCCGAGAGCACGACAACTGCCCGTTGACGATCGGACCTCAGCAGTGCAAGGACGGGATTTGCAACAATTCACCGATAACAAGATCGCATTGCGACTGCGATGCCAAGTTCCGTAGGTGCCTGCAAAGCCTGAACACCGAAGTAGCGAACACCCTGGGAGCTTTGTTCTTCAACGTCGTTCAGGTCACCTGCTTCAAGGAAAGACGTCCCTGCTCTCAGTGGCAGCG GAATGGCTACCCAGAGGCGGAATCGAACCGTCTTTGTTCGCAGTACAAGTTCCGGCCAAGTGACAAATACGTGCCTTTAATGCcagtaaatattaataaatga